Below is a genomic region from Silurus meridionalis isolate SWU-2019-XX chromosome 1, ASM1480568v1, whole genome shotgun sequence.
GATCTGTGATCGTAAAAAATCGAAAAACTGGAGGGACTGAAAAGTAAAAGCGTGCACAACTGCATCTTTTTGGACGCTGCATCTGAACGCCTGCAGATATTTTGAATGAAGCGCGTTTGCTTGGTGCATTTCCAACACGACAAACTGGTTATGCAAAGTACATTACACCTCGTCCATCTTCATTAAaattaagatgttctttatttttgttaagttaccttgagtgtgtgtgtgtgtgtggcctcgTTTTCATTGACTGATCTAGTTATAGAAGACTCCTCCTCAGAGACCAGAGACCCTGATTCCCAAAGGCACCAACAGAACAGAACACGCCTCCCCTCATTTCTTCATGCCTGGAGGTGATCTTCGGCCTCTTTGTGCTCTTCAGTAACAGCTTCGTTTTTATCCCATTCCTAATCTCCTCTCACCATCGGCAGTTTcgattgatttttttccccccacctcTTCAATCGTTTTCGCGTAATGAAAAGCCTGAATCGGTAATTAGATTTACAGTTTCAGGAAAACATCTGCATGAAAGAGGTGATCAGTGTCTCAGTTTCAGTAACGCTAGAGACACATAATCAATACTTCATTTGGAAATGATCATCAATCACCAAAGTAGGTGCGAGGCAAGAAATCTTACATTAAGATTCTCTCCGGCAGAATGTATACAGATACACGGATAATATGGATAAACATTTGTAGAGACCtgctccatagcaggagatcctccaatACAAAcctatataaagcatatctacATCACATCATGGTTTTGGAGTGGAGATCTttaatggcctgctatagagctcttatcCTTATGGAACACctttaaaatgacttttttccccctcacaaaACAACAGTCAACAGATAGCAGCACGCGCAGTCACAGGGCGCACCGTCCTTCATAAGTCGGTTTTGCAAAACAGCACCACCCTGTGTACAACTGCTGCATTACATCTGAGTTCATCATGGAGAGCAAGttaacgtgaaattctgcacgTTAACCTGCGCAAATCTGCTAAAGACAGATTCAACAAATTTATGGAGATGTTACGACGAACATCAATAGAATACGAGATCCAGCTCGAAGGTCGCCGTTTTGAGACCATTGAGGAGATCCGGAGCAAACCAGAGAACACACTTTGAAAAGAAGGTattccagaagtgtcaggaatgctgggagagCTGTATTGTtctgcaaggggactattttgaaggtgattttGAGTAAATGTAGATAGATAAAGTACTTTCTGATACTTTTTAAATCCATAATTACATGAAATCCTGGTGGCACTGATTTTTCCTGAATCTTGTCAGAAGCTTCGGATCATAGAAGGGCAAATCCGAGAGTGACTCGAAATCCAAACGTTTTTGAGGTGACGTGCTCAAATACGACTTtactctcatcatcatcatcatcatcaccacaaaaGTAGAGAAACATATTGATtaagtctccagtttcagcatTTTAATAAGCGACAAAGACAAACAATGAGTATGGACGTACATTTCCATGAGCGTCGTAAAAGACATTAGAAGATTTTGCTGAATTTAAACTACGACTGTCAAAAACATAAATACTCCACGTGACGTCATCGCGGGACACGACCCCTCACATCTCCCAgggaataaagaaaacacagcacCGGCCTTACATTAGGACCAAAATCCCTCCACACAAGGCAAATATTTCTCTCTAAACGCACTCTATATACATTTATGATGAATTCctcctgaaaataaatattacaattagCGAGCTAGCGTttttgcacacacgcagtattAGTAAGGTATACGTATTGGGAAACAAAATGGCCGCAGAACACAACTGAAAagcaaatacatattttatatctttaatGATTTGGATATTTACGAGTAATAGTGATTATAATCACGAAACACGTCGTTATGTAACGCAACACTGCCCATACAATCGTCGACCGACTTAGCCGAGCTTAGCATCAGTGGCTGTTTGCAATCATTCCACAGCACTCGGTGGCTGTATCCCAAACAACATCCTGGGATTTTGCACTGCGCACTACGCGTGACGTAAGGCTCATTGAGTGCTGCCCTAGCTAGTGCACTTCTTTAAGCGGAGAACACACATTTGGGATTCGACCACCGTTCCGATTCCTTTCGAGCAATTtcctacagttttttttataaaatgtatgggATTTCGATGTGCCTCACCTGGATATAATTGCTCTCGCAGTATTCCGCGACTCGCTCTAAGTTCGCGTAACTGTCCAGTAAAGCTCCTCTGCCCGCAGGAATCTCCTCTTCCAAGAGCATTTGTAATTCCGCCATCTTCACATCTTCTCGCTAGCTGCCTGTCACACAATCCCCGAGCTGCGGCCCCAGGATTTCGGGAGCGCACGGCGCATGCGCGGTGCGCTCGCGTACGCCTCGTTAGATATATTGGGAAGAGAGGTATACGCATGTGCGGTGCGTACCTCTTTGAATCTATTAGAGAGCCAGGTACGCATGCGCAGTGCGTTTGGCAAACGACATCAATTACATCAtgtaatattgttttatttatttatttttttttgggggggggttgTTTTGTGGAATTTTACACGAATCGTATACATTAAGgcgttgtgtgtgtatatatatatatatatatatatatatatatatatatatatatatatatatatatatatgctcatTAACAATGTGTAAACAATGCAACAAAATCTAGTTCAGGATCTACCATAAGTGAAAATAGTAGCATAGTGCAAActaaaaagtgcagataaatatgtaaatatatgcacaagtaataaataaaaaggttgtgggagagagagagagagagagagagagagagagatccatgttgcttgaaggctgttgcttcaaccaatcagatttcaagtcTGTCACTCatgggccatctagcaggcgttcAATAATGCCGACATTTTCAAGTCCTTTGAttagatggtcagagagcgcactagtcagaacTCGCAAACCGAATCTGTAGCAAGCTGCACAAGCTTCCATACCTTCTGTGGAATTTAatagcagggttttttttgtccacaACGACTGACAAAGGAGAAACTGATTTGGTCGCAGATGCACTTACAAGGATGTTTGCAAGAGGAATTTTGAGcaaaaagctggacattgaaAGAAAAGTCAGgcaaaacaattcaaaataGCCATTTTTCATAAACCATTCATACTTTGATGTCtttcttgtaaaaaataataataaaaaaaacagttttccttcatttcaaatctccaGGAAATttgtaatgcacagaaaaaaagcagGGAAACCCGGTGCCATTTCATGactttaatattgatgcttctgctagcgatgatgtatgcgggaggtgcagctgtggctgcagtgaaaggaaacTTGTGGAATTTTGGTGTGAGACTTTTTTTGAATAGTGTAGTTGATACTCTGGTGAAGGTTTTCAAAAGATATAAAGTCAAATTTTTTGCTTTATGTGTCAGACATAAAAACATTAGATACAATTACaagattaattttaataataataaattaaaaaggtaataaaaaatacttttattacattcagggaaaaacaaacagatggTTAGATTTAAAACCGTGTCattttttaacttaaaaaaataaaaaaataagaaaataaaaaattaattctcaaacacaacacactgattgTGTATTAATGTAACGTCAGtttatttcttcatcatcattaatacctttaaacatttcaactatattaattacaaaatgtgATAAAGAAACTTGTGTGTTCTTCGACTAAAGGGTGTGCAAATTGTTGCACTCAGCTATATACAAATGCAGAATTATCCTGATGTACTaaacaaaatgcttttattattgaaaataacaacaaattagATCTTTAGCATTAATGGAATGAACAAAAATGTAGCAAACGATTATTCAGTCTGGTCATAAATGACTCATTAGACCTCGTATCAACTAACACCAGAAGCCTGATGTCACGAGCAACAAAATCACTCCAACATGGCTCCATGATTGACATACTGGAAAACTGATCTCTACCAAATGTCCTTTACGGTTGTTTGTGAGATGCGGGAATCTGCTGCATCAGTTCCTTTTGCTCACAGTGATCCAGGTGTCGTCTTTCGGCGTGGTCACGAGCTCGTACCTGGACTCCACCACCTGGCCTTTGAGGGAGTGTAGCCGCAGCCTACGCACCAACACGCTCAGCAGCACCGCCGCCACCGTGTACGCAAATCTGTGCAGAGCAAGAAGGAACGAAAGGAgcatattttatactttttaaaatataacgtgttaaatgattacattatatttccttttttttttttttttaccgaagTTCGGGGCAGGCCTGATTTCCCGAAAAACCCAACAGCGAGAAACATTTCGTCACATTCTCATCTTTAAATCGATCCGGATTGAACCTGCACAGAGAGAAGCATGATCAAGTAAAGTGGCTTTTCCTGTCATTTAAACCCTATACAGTGCTGTAGAGAATCAAACACCTGTATGGTAATGCCCAAGTGTCTGCATCCTGAAGGACAACACCGAGAGCGTAGATAACCAAAGtctgttaaaggaaaaaaaaaaaaaaaaacaacaaacaaacacaaattataCGTTTATACTAAAAttatatggataaaaaaatttaaaatgcttaattttgtattttttaaatagacctttttcaataaatgaataaataaataatatttatacggCACATTTGTACAGTGCAGAACCATGTGGgggaaaaattaaaataaaaagtggtcaaagcaaaaataaaaaataaattcccacattcaaatttattattattattattattattattattatatttctttaaatagaccattttcaatgaataaataattaaataaataaataaatactgtttataCAGCACATTTGTACAGTGcaaaatcatgaaaaaaaattgttaaaaaaaaaaagtgaaattttttttactttttttaatttttaatttttttattttttatgataacatttaaaaatacaattcatGTGCCTATAAAAGTAGGACACAAGTAACTTTTTTACTATTgctaaatttaaatgaatttcaggtgtttaaccccaaaactaacaaataaaacatacttAAATAAATGAGTTTTTTCCTTTAACAACACGTCCCCAAGTGTTTTATTCACGTACGTAAATTCACATAAAAAACATGTCAGCATAAAACCTACTCACTGACCTCTTTAGGAATGACATGTCCATCCACCTTCCCTTCCACTTCCTGCAGTCTGGCTGCGATGGGGGTGAGTTTAGCAGTGCGCACCGTCTCGTTCAGGACCTCCTGACAGTACCTGCAGAGAGATAACAGCGCTACGAGTTACAGAGTTACTCCAGTCGtacaatttacaattacatGCAGGTCAGAGACTCTGAACAGACCTGAGCTGTGGAATCTTGTCCAGGGAAACAGGATCATCACCCAGAACCTTCACTAGTTCCTCATGCAGTTTTTCCTGCACCGTCTCACTCAGGGACAGAAAGTGTACTGCCCAGATGCACACTGGGGGGGAGCAAGAACAGCAGGGACAATATGACTGAATTATTATAtgagaatatataattaattaagttattatttttaatcactaaacaatTGCCGCATCAGTTTTACTTAGCAAAAATCCGCCATTATGCAcatatccggcaattaaaaccgtccgtgtggaaacatagcaaaagttccgttcgGTGTTCTGaagatttacataattttaaacaccataattattttaaaaacatttacaagaatattttgtcctcatgTTCTatattgagtttggtttcacttatAAAAAACGTGCGAGTTTAATCCCCTGATTACTAATTACTAACatataatatgaaaatatatattacttaaatattaaatacaaatattttattactaaaataatacaAGAACATAAtaacaaacattaaaatattatatataaatattatataattactgAAATATTATATGAGAAAATATCTTTACTTTAATATCATATGACGCCAAACGATTTTACTTATTTTGTGCTCTTATAACAAAGTCATGTCTGATTACTCATCTATAACAGCTGGTAAATTATACAGATGTTTCTCAACATCAATagtaactataaataaataattactctGGGTATAAAATGTGCTGATATAAAGTAAAGATAAGAGGAAAAATAACTTAGATGTAGTAACAGTAACTTTGTTTCATGTCAAGCATCCTTTTGTTTCCTACAAGAGCCACGCCACAGACCccttaccacacacacacacacacacacacacacacacacacacacacacacacacacacacacacacacacacacacacacgcacacaatatGCTTCTTACGATTTGCCGTGATGACCGAGCCGGCGAGGGTGAACACCATGCTCTCTTCCATGATctgaaagggagagaaaaataaataaataaataaaaagggggAAAGCCACCCAattaactttgtgtgtgtgtgtgtgtgtgtgtgtgtgtaaagataaaaaagaaaattcataagatttcacatacatatatatatatatatatatatatatatatatatatatatatatatatatatatatatatatatatatacacacacacacatctgtctgtctgtcttacgtTTTGAATCTCTTAGATTTTCACCCAGAAAATAACAGAGGGAAACCTGTTGCCATGACATCACCTGTCTCTCTGATAGTTTGGCCTGCAGTAGAGAGTCTATGTAAGCCGACTGACTGGAACCACGCCCACTTCTCTCTTTTATGACAGACTTCAGCATGGACTCCATCTCGGACAaagctgtaaacacacacacacaaacacacacacacacacacacaatcataataTTTAACTGAAAATAGTTCATTGATCTATATACCCCAAATATCTAAGGCATATGAATGCATAAAACAGCATTATTAAAGAATGATGCATCACCAtttctaatgtttttattttacatatttaacctCATAGGCATCCGTGAACAAGTTACTTCCTGCTATTATTCACGTTAAGATGAGAAAATAGCCGTTACTACGGAAACGGTTATATATTATGTACATATAAATCTGCCTTGCAGACAAAATCACTgttacagagattaaatcagtaaCTTCTGAGGAACCGGAATTGAGAAATCATCGTCTTCGCTCACCGCTCTCGTAGTGCGCCTTCCTGCTGGAGCTCTTCTCCATAGAACCGTCCAGGTAACCCTTCCCGATCTCCGACCAGATCTACGCAACaactcattttttattatagggAAACGCaagctttttttaaagtgtgtgagagcgtaCATAAACACTCACGGCCTCGTGGTTCTTGCGGAAGCGGAT
It encodes:
- the LOC124392942 gene encoding cytochrome P450 20A1; this translates as MLDFAIFAVTFVVILVGAVLYLYPSSRRASGVPGLNPTEEKDGNLQDIVNKGSLHEFLVGLHDRFGPVASFWFGRRPVVSLGSVDELRQHINPNWTTDSFETMLKSLLSYQSGAGVGGTEALMRKKVCEGAIKKTLENNFPLLLKLAEELVEKWQSYPKSQHTPLCAHLLGLAMKAVTQLAMGSRFAEDSEVIRFRKNHEAIWSEIGKGYLDGSMEKSSSRKAHYESALSEMESMLKSVIKERSGRGSSQSAYIDSLLQAKLSERQIMEESMVFTLAGSVITANLCIWAVHFLSLSETVQEKLHEELVKVLGDDPVSLDKIPQLRYCQEVLNETVRTAKLTPIAARLQEVEGKVDGHVIPKETLVIYALGVVLQDADTWALPYRFNPDRFKDENVTKCFSLLGFSGNQACPELRFAYTVAAVLLSVLVRRLRLHSLKGQVVESRYELVTTPKDDTWITVSKRN